From Oscillospiraceae bacterium, one genomic window encodes:
- a CDS encoding DUF3473 domain-containing protein — MQENKKYAVLSMDVEDWYHLYYFLGKADTSYSMLDGFTNYVDLLNSHNIKTTFFVLSELAQSAKDKIQYAVSCGHEIACHGKTHMRPLDLSPEVFRQEITQAKAELEEITGKEVIGYRAPCYGIDDERYQIVQEVGFKYSSSKMDVTGHPLYGEIDLSSFEQKIKGIYIKDNMTEFALSTQKLLGKDIAVSGGGWIRLLPWSTVMKPLLKKYISQAQTYALYIHPFELSRVPMPKVPNSNLLSNIRARRGLEKVEKRIDELIGMLRENGFEFDTFANIQQSIQKQAVLK; from the coding sequence ATGCAGGAAAATAAAAAATATGCGGTGCTGTCTATGGATGTGGAGGACTGGTATCACCTTTATTACTTTTTAGGCAAGGCAGACACCTCCTATTCAATGCTTGACGGATTTACCAATTATGTTGATTTGCTTAACAGCCATAATATAAAAACAACCTTTTTTGTTTTGAGTGAGTTGGCTCAGAGCGCTAAGGATAAAATTCAGTATGCAGTATCCTGCGGACACGAGATTGCCTGCCACGGAAAAACTCATATGAGACCATTGGATTTATCTCCCGAGGTTTTCAGACAAGAAATTACACAGGCAAAGGCAGAGCTTGAAGAAATTACAGGCAAAGAGGTTATAGGCTACCGTGCTCCCTGCTATGGAATTGACGATGAGCGTTATCAGATTGTGCAGGAGGTTGGGTTTAAGTACAGCTCCAGCAAAATGGACGTAACGGGACATCCTCTTTACGGAGAAATTGATTTATCCTCTTTTGAACAGAAAATAAAGGGTATTTACATAAAGGACAATATGACAGAGTTTGCTTTAAGCACTCAGAAGCTTTTAGGCAAGGATATTGCTGTATCGGGCGGAGGCTGGATACGTCTTCTTCCCTGGAGTACCGTTATGAAGCCCCTTTTGAAAAAATATATCAGTCAGGCACAGACTTATGCACTTTACATTCATCCTTTTGAGCTTTCGAGGGTTCCAATGCCAAAGGTTCCCAACAGCAATCTTTTATCAAATATCAGAGCAAGACGTGGTTTGGAAAAGGTTGAAAAAAGAATTGATGAGCTTATTGGAATGCTGAGGGAAAACGGTTTTGAGTTTGACACCTTTGCAAATATACAACAAAGTATTCAGAAACAGGCTGTTTTAAAATAA
- a CDS encoding ACT domain-containing protein, with protein sequence MAIKQLTIFVENKQGAVVSITDTLSKHNINLRALSIAETQDFGILRLIVNDEENAEKILTQEGYLIKITDVVGVKISDEPGKLSEALKILDKNKINIEYLYAFMARTEKHAYVVIRVEDNNAAEAALTNAGFKLITEKDICKL encoded by the coding sequence ATGGCTATTAAACAATTAACTATATTCGTTGAAAACAAGCAAGGTGCAGTTGTTTCTATAACTGATACACTTTCTAAGCACAATATCAATCTCAGAGCGCTTTCTATTGCGGAAACACAGGATTTTGGTATTCTCCGTCTTATTGTTAACGATGAAGAAAATGCAGAGAAGATACTTACACAGGAAGGATATCTTATTAAGATTACTGATGTTGTAGGCGTTAAAATCAGCGATGAACCCGGCAAGCTTTCTGAGGCGTTGAAAATTCTTGATAAAAATAAAATCAATATAGAGTATCTTTATGCTTTTATGGCCCGCACAGAAAAACACGCTTATGTTGTTATTCGTGTTGAGGATAACAATGCGGCAGAAGCTGCACTTACAAACGCAGGCTTTAAGCTTATCACAGAAAAGGATATTTGCAAGCTTTAA
- a CDS encoding glycosyltransferase family 4 protein, with product MEETLNKGLKIAMVAPVPPPYGGIGNWVLMLDNYVKNDDSVEFVHINTAPVSRGLDGRSLWDRVVTQGLMMLKKRKELLKAIKEQKLDAVHITTSGQLAIIRDILMLKACKKKNVRSIYHIRFGRIPEIAKANTTEWKLMRVALKLADCVIAIDTTTQKAIQEFLPYVNVCNIPNPFNLDTVSLENISQNKEIVYIGWVIKTKGMEELLPAFEKVSKKNPDWCLRIVGPYSEEYKKHLEDNFSTSKVIFEGEKSHDEAMELLKGAGIFILPSHTEGFPNVVLEAMAHKKPIIATDVGAIPDIIKDCGILIRNKNQEDIEKALEKLINDKELRESLGQEARKKLEESYSLDIVMQRYREEWSK from the coding sequence ATGGAAGAAACTTTGAATAAAGGCTTAAAAATTGCTATGGTAGCGCCTGTACCTCCGCCCTATGGGGGAATAGGAAACTGGGTGCTAATGCTTGATAATTACGTTAAAAATGATGACAGCGTTGAATTTGTGCATATCAACACAGCTCCCGTCAGCAGAGGGTTAGACGGAAGAAGCTTATGGGACAGAGTGGTAACGCAGGGCCTTATGATGCTTAAAAAGCGTAAAGAGCTTTTAAAGGCTATAAAGGAGCAAAAATTAGATGCGGTGCATATAACCACCAGCGGACAGCTTGCAATTATAAGAGATATATTAATGCTCAAGGCTTGCAAAAAGAAAAACGTCAGAAGCATATACCATATCAGATTTGGAAGAATTCCCGAAATTGCCAAGGCAAATACAACCGAATGGAAGCTTATGAGGGTTGCCCTAAAGCTTGCAGACTGTGTTATTGCTATTGACACTACCACTCAAAAGGCAATACAGGAATTTTTACCCTACGTTAACGTATGCAATATTCCCAATCCCTTTAATTTAGATACTGTCAGCCTTGAAAATATTTCTCAAAACAAAGAGATTGTGTATATCGGCTGGGTAATAAAAACAAAGGGAATGGAAGAGCTTTTACCCGCCTTTGAAAAGGTAAGCAAAAAAAATCCCGATTGGTGTCTTAGAATAGTAGGTCCTTATTCGGAGGAGTATAAAAAACACTTGGAAGATAATTTTTCAACGTCAAAGGTTATTTTTGAGGGCGAAAAATCCCACGACGAAGCTATGGAGCTTTTAAAGGGTGCAGGAATATTTATTCTCCCAAGTCATACAGAGGGCTTTCCCAATGTTGTGCTTGAGGCTATGGCGCATAAAAAGCCTATTATTGCTACTGATGTGGGCGCTATTCCCGATATTATAAAGGACTGCGGAATTTTAATCAGAAACAAAAACCAAGAGGATATAGAAAAAGCTCTTGAAAAGCTTATAAACGATAAAGAGCTAAGAGAAAGCTTGGGACAAGAGGCAAGAAAAAAGCTTGAGGAAAGCTATTCCTTGGATATAGTTATGCAAAGATATAGAGAAGAGTGGAGTAAATAA
- a CDS encoding GNAT family N-acetyltransferase encodes MIRLALEKDIPKIEELLLQVDLVHHNGRPDIFKIGRKYSKEELKVILKDKHRPILVSVNENDEVMGYCLCIFQQHINNSVLTDIKTLYIDDLCVDEKMRGKHIGKELYEAVVEFAKENNCYNLTLNVWSCNPSALRFYEACGFVPQKIGMELIL; translated from the coding sequence ATGATAAGATTAGCATTAGAAAAAGATATTCCGAAGATTGAGGAGTTACTGTTGCAGGTTGACCTTGTCCATCACAACGGCAGACCGGATATCTTTAAAATTGGCAGAAAATATTCAAAAGAAGAACTGAAAGTAATTTTAAAGGACAAGCATCGTCCTATCCTTGTTTCAGTGAATGAAAATGATGAGGTAATGGGATATTGCTTGTGTATCTTTCAGCAGCATATTAACAATTCGGTGTTGACAGACATCAAAACCTTATATATAGATGACCTTTGTGTTGATGAAAAAATGAGAGGAAAACACATTGGCAAGGAATTATATGAGGCAGTTGTTGAATTTGCCAAAGAAAATAATTGTTACAATCTCACGCTGAATGTGTGGAGCTGTAATCCTTCAGCGCTGCGCTTTTATGAAGCCTGCGGCTTTGTCCCGCAAAAAATCGGTATGGAATTGATACTGTGA
- a CDS encoding four helix bundle protein, whose amino-acid sequence MSESKLRTQSMDFAVSIINLVKCLKEKRESIISNQIGRSGTSIGANIREAQYAHGKADFIAKLQIALKEANETGYWLELLFKTNYISEEEYKVLDTACISLRVMLISSINTAKENGK is encoded by the coding sequence ATGTCGGAAAGCAAATTGAGAACGCAATCAATGGATTTTGCAGTGTCCATTATTAACCTTGTCAAATGCCTAAAAGAAAAGCGTGAATCTATTATCTCTAACCAAATCGGCAGAAGTGGCACTTCCATTGGAGCCAACATCCGTGAAGCGCAGTATGCTCACGGCAAAGCTGACTTTATTGCCAAGCTTCAAATCGCACTCAAGGAAGCAAATGAAACGGGATATTGGCTGGAACTGCTGTTCAAAACAAATTACATATCTGAAGAAGAATATAAAGTTCTTGACACCGCTTGTATAAGTCTTCGTGTTATGCTGATTTCTTCCATCAACACTGCAAAGGAGAATGGAAAATGA
- a CDS encoding phenylacetate--CoA ligase, with protein sequence MAQNYYQKEIETMPLEEMKKLQSEKLVKQVKHVYENVPYYKKLMDEKGVKPEDIKGIDDLCKLPFLTKADLRDAYPYGLLAKPLDDCVRIQSTSGTTGRRVVAFYTQKDIDLWEDCCARAIMAAGGTKKDVCQVAYGYGLFTGGPGLNGGSHKVGCLTLPMSSGNTDRQIQFMMDLNASILCCTPSYAAYIGETLKEQGYKPEDIPLKAGIFGAEPWTEEMRRGIEQALGIKAYDIYGLTETTGPGVAFECSEQTGMHINEDHFYAEIIDPETGEVLPEGSKGELVFTSLDKEAFPLLRYRTRDICVLSRKKCSCGRTLVKMAKPMGRTDDMLIIRGVNVFPSQIETVLLNEGYQPNYQIVVDRVKNTDTFEVNVEMTPEKFTDKVGEIIAMEKSLANAMKAMLGINPAVHLVAPKAIARSEGKAVRVIDKRKLV encoded by the coding sequence ATGGCACAAAACTACTATCAAAAAGAAATTGAAACTATGCCGCTTGAAGAAATGAAAAAGCTTCAATCAGAAAAGCTCGTCAAACAGGTGAAGCACGTTTACGAAAACGTACCTTACTACAAAAAGCTTATGGACGAGAAGGGCGTAAAACCGGAGGATATCAAGGGTATTGATGACCTTTGCAAGCTTCCGTTCCTTACTAAAGCAGATTTGCGTGATGCGTATCCTTACGGATTGCTTGCAAAGCCTCTTGATGACTGTGTTCGTATTCAGTCCACATCAGGCACAACAGGCAGACGTGTAGTTGCGTTTTACACACAGAAGGATATTGACCTTTGGGAAGATTGCTGCGCCCGTGCAATTATGGCTGCAGGCGGTACAAAAAAGGATGTGTGCCAGGTTGCGTACGGTTACGGTTTGTTTACAGGCGGTCCCGGTCTTAACGGCGGCTCGCACAAGGTTGGCTGCTTAACACTTCCTATGTCCTCAGGTAATACCGATCGTCAAATCCAATTTATGATGGACCTTAACGCTTCTATACTTTGCTGTACCCCTTCCTATGCGGCATATATCGGTGAAACCTTAAAGGAACAAGGATATAAACCCGAGGATATTCCGTTGAAAGCAGGTATTTTCGGCGCTGAGCCTTGGACTGAGGAAATGCGTCGTGGCATTGAACAAGCGCTTGGAATTAAGGCATACGATATTTACGGTCTTACCGAAACAACCGGCCCTGGCGTTGCTTTCGAGTGCAGTGAACAGACAGGTATGCACATAAACGAAGACCATTTTTACGCTGAAATTATTGACCCCGAAACAGGCGAAGTTCTTCCTGAGGGTTCTAAGGGCGAGCTTGTATTCACCTCTCTTGACAAAGAAGCATTTCCTTTACTTCGTTATCGCACTCGTGATATCTGCGTTCTTTCACGTAAAAAATGTTCTTGCGGAAGAACACTTGTCAAAATGGCGAAGCCTATGGGCAGAACTGATGATATGCTTATTATTCGTGGCGTAAACGTGTTCCCAAGCCAGATTGAAACAGTTTTATTGAACGAGGGCTATCAGCCTAATTATCAAATTGTTGTTGACCGTGTTAAGAATACGGATACGTTTGAAGTAAATGTGGAAATGACACCTGAAAAGTTTACTGATAAGGTTGGCGAAATTATTGCTATGGAAAAGTCTCTTGCAAATGCAATGAAGGCTATGCTCGGTATCAATCCTGCTGTTCACCTTGTTGCGCCCAAGGCTATCGCTCGCAGCGAAGGTAAAGCTGTTCGTGTTATTGATAAGAGAAAACTTGTATAA
- a CDS encoding MBL fold metallo-hydrolase has product MKKSYVTSMPDNIGAFLKASECFSALGINITRVSYNKAVDSQTLFIDAEGTEEQLSKADAELEKIGYLQSNTNKTSVVLIEFCLKDIPGSVTSILALIRDFNFNISYISSQENGTDYQYFKMGLYVEDFEKISEFLKEAEKLCKVRVIDYNRSEKVYDNSIFYNTYVMGLSQIMGLSEAVSRELLVHVNLAMQTLDEQGLSPYRTFDSISKFAELLGNSKAKAFVPRISSHRISENTEITLIEPPCGSNTIIIKSNGKVLFVDSGYACYSEEMLEVFKKIVPDFEDIKKTILVTHADVDHCGLLPLFDEIIASPKTAFCLKSEYLGNDGYREKNLLHKPYINICKILTSYQTVNPDKITALWKDIENLTEPLTQIGFFDFEELHFEVYEGKGGHLPGEIVLIDYTKNIAITGDIYINIHGLTPEQAEYNQYAPILMTSVDTDPKLCAEERKAIIGRLGVGKWQIFGAHGFKKDYSVNS; this is encoded by the coding sequence ATGAAAAAATCTTATGTGACATCTATGCCCGATAACATAGGCGCATTTTTGAAAGCAAGTGAATGCTTTTCTGCTTTGGGAATTAATATAACCCGTGTAAGCTATAATAAAGCGGTTGATTCTCAGACATTATTTATTGATGCAGAAGGTACGGAGGAACAGTTAAGTAAGGCGGATGCTGAGCTTGAAAAAATAGGGTATCTTCAAAGTAATACAAATAAAACAAGCGTAGTTTTAATTGAATTTTGCCTTAAAGATATTCCCGGAAGTGTTACAAGCATACTTGCTTTAATTCGTGATTTTAATTTCAATATTTCCTATATAAGCTCTCAAGAAAACGGCACAGACTATCAGTACTTTAAGATGGGCTTGTATGTTGAGGATTTTGAAAAAATATCGGAATTTCTGAAAGAAGCTGAAAAGCTGTGCAAGGTTCGTGTTATTGACTATAACCGCTCTGAAAAGGTTTATGATAACAGTATTTTTTATAACACTTATGTTATGGGTTTATCGCAAATAATGGGGCTTTCGGAAGCAGTCAGCCGCGAGCTGTTGGTTCACGTTAACCTTGCTATGCAAACCCTTGATGAACAGGGCTTATCACCCTACAGAACCTTTGACAGCATAAGTAAATTTGCCGAATTGCTCGGAAATTCAAAGGCAAAAGCATTTGTGCCGAGAATAAGTTCTCACAGAATTTCCGAGAACACAGAGATTACTTTAATAGAGCCTCCGTGCGGCAGCAATACGATTATCATAAAAAGCAACGGCAAGGTTCTTTTTGTGGACAGCGGATATGCTTGTTATAGCGAGGAAATGCTTGAGGTTTTCAAAAAGATTGTCCCCGATTTTGAAGACATAAAGAAAACCATTCTTGTAACACATGCTGATGTTGACCATTGTGGTCTATTGCCGCTGTTTGATGAGATTATAGCCAGCCCAAAAACAGCATTCTGTTTAAAGAGTGAATATTTAGGAAATGACGGATACCGAGAGAAAAATTTGCTTCATAAACCGTATATTAACATCTGTAAAATCCTCACTTCCTATCAAACCGTTAATCCGGATAAGATTACAGCCTTGTGGAAAGATATTGAGAATTTGACAGAACCTCTTACACAAATTGGATTTTTCGACTTTGAAGAACTGCACTTTGAGGTTTATGAGGGAAAGGGCGGACATTTGCCGGGTGAAATCGTTTTAATTGATTATACAAAGAATATTGCCATTACAGGCGATATTTACATCAATATACACGGACTCACCCCTGAGCAAGCGGAATACAATCAATATGCACCTATTTTAATGACCTCGGTTGACACGGATCCTAAACTATGCGCTGAGGAAAGAAAGGCGATAATCGGGCGTCTTGGTGTTGGCAAATGGCAAATTTTCGGAGCACACGGTTTTAAAAAGGATTATTCGGTGAACTCGTGA
- a CDS encoding acyltransferase — protein sequence MEKAQRINYISFAQIIAMLLIVLSHSTPEGNNIPYFITASVPFLQAAGLVTFMWASGFLAIFTKQIEKYGYAQYIKRRLSRLLIPYFAVSLLMLLPKFFIAKIQNVPFSLNPLEIALQLITPRNSILPHLWFLPTLAIIGAFLPIMKKALKSKALTCIVFLILTALQFIPNITKLFCVDDVLKYLLWYWTGAFFATNTRLKIKPLFCTITAVVGWSLYILLSFAFFSKFSALMYLVLRAACLATMLTLSLSLEKYTESFCKKIGKYTFPIYILSLPFQNVLGIIFLKLNFPVIAAYLLLFVLGTAVPYIIAVIVDKIDRTKILSKIIGM from the coding sequence GTGGAAAAGGCACAAAGAATTAATTACATTTCTTTTGCGCAGATAATTGCGATGCTTTTGATAGTATTAAGCCACTCAACCCCTGAGGGAAACAATATCCCGTATTTTATTACGGCATCAGTTCCTTTTCTACAGGCGGCAGGCTTGGTAACTTTTATGTGGGCAAGCGGTTTTCTTGCCATTTTTACAAAGCAAATAGAAAAGTACGGATATGCGCAATATATCAAGCGCCGTCTTTCAAGATTGCTTATTCCTTATTTTGCAGTATCTCTTTTGATGCTGCTGCCGAAATTTTTTATAGCAAAAATCCAGAACGTTCCCTTTTCTCTTAATCCCCTTGAAATTGCGTTGCAGCTTATAACTCCCCGAAACAGTATTTTGCCGCATCTTTGGTTTTTGCCGACGCTTGCCATTATCGGTGCATTTTTGCCCATTATGAAAAAAGCATTAAAAAGTAAGGCTTTAACCTGTATTGTGTTTTTAATTCTTACTGCGCTTCAGTTTATTCCCAATATAACAAAGCTTTTTTGTGTTGACGATGTGCTGAAATATTTACTGTGGTATTGGACAGGCGCATTTTTTGCAACAAATACAAGGCTTAAAATAAAACCGTTATTCTGTACAATTACTGCTGTTGTCGGCTGGAGCTTATATATTCTGTTGTCATTTGCGTTTTTCTCAAAATTTTCGGCATTGATGTATCTTGTTTTAAGAGCGGCGTGCCTTGCAACAATGCTGACGCTTTCTTTGAGTTTAGAAAAATATACTGAGAGCTTTTGTAAAAAAATCGGGAAATATACTTTCCCCATATACATTCTTTCTCTGCCTTTTCAGAATGTTCTTGGCATAATTTTTTTAAAGCTTAATTTCCCTGTGATTGCGGCTTATCTTTTGCTTTTTGTCTTAGGAACAGCGGTGCCTTATATTATTGCTGTAATTGTTGATAAAATTGACAGGACAAAAATACTTTCAAAAATAATAGGAATGTGA
- the sfsA gene encoding DNA/RNA nuclease SfsA produces MIYKNIKKGIFKERPNRFIAKIEIDGKIETVHVKNTGRCKELLIDGCEVILSKSDNQSRKTKYDLIAVYKKGLGLVNIDSQAPNYVVKEWLEKQGYDIVKPEYFYGNSRLDFYCQKGDEKTLIEVKGCTLEKDGIGYFPDAPTLRGTKHLKELKKAVEEGYKACIIFAIQMENVFEVRANKETDPAFANALLEACQAGVEIICLTCEIRENEIKIG; encoded by the coding sequence ATGATATACAAAAACATTAAAAAAGGAATATTCAAAGAGAGGCCTAACAGGTTTATTGCAAAGATAGAAATTGACGGTAAAATTGAGACAGTACACGTTAAAAATACAGGGCGCTGCAAGGAACTTTTGATTGATGGCTGTGAGGTTATTTTAAGCAAATCCGACAACCAAAGCCGTAAGACAAAATACGATTTAATTGCGGTATATAAAAAAGGTTTAGGCCTTGTAAATATCGACAGTCAGGCGCCGAATTACGTAGTTAAGGAATGGCTTGAAAAGCAAGGCTATGACATAGTTAAGCCTGAGTATTTTTACGGCAATTCAAGGCTTGATTTTTACTGTCAAAAAGGGGACGAAAAGACTCTTATAGAGGTCAAAGGCTGTACTTTAGAAAAGGACGGGATCGGCTATTTCCCCGATGCGCCTACGTTGAGAGGAACGAAGCATCTTAAAGAGCTGAAAAAAGCCGTTGAAGAGGGATATAAGGCGTGTATAATTTTTGCTATTCAGATGGAAAACGTATTTGAAGTGCGTGCAAATAAAGAAACTGACCCTGCCTTTGCCAATGCCTTGCTCGAAGCTTGCCAAGCAGGAGTTGAGATTATTTGTCTTACCTGTGAAATAAGAGAAAATGAGATAAAAATCGGCTGA
- a CDS encoding helix-turn-helix domain-containing protein, protein MDYSLKEVAGRIKELREAKGYSQQELAKLTGVSYEDYKVLENGDADFSFTFIYKCAKACGVEVVDILEGTSTTLSSFSITRKGEGLKIVKKYGVEYDNLAPKFKDKLAEPFLVKFPYIPEEQDAPMKLNSHNGQEFDVIVKGSLKVQIGNHVDILNEGDSIFYNSLIPHGMIAVSEGGCEFHAVVLNPQDGLVSEEYPEAPYVVSKVVEKEAGATTVADNFVESFYDENGVFNGIKFKNDDKFNFAFDCVDAIAEKNPDKLAMMWVANDKTDRRFTFSDLKKYSAKTANYFESLGIKKGDTVMLVLKRHYQFWFCMLALHKIGAIAIPATNQLVEHDFVYRYKAAKVKAIVCTADGDVSTEAENAAAEFPGMLKILVGGKKEGWNDFNVEMERFSTHYNRTEETPCGNDPMLMLFTSGTTGYPRIATHSYKYALGHYPTAKHWHNVNPDGLHFTISDTGWGKALWGKLYGQWLCEAGVFTYDFDRFHSEDILPMFAKYHITTFCAPPTMYRFFIKEDLSKYDLSSIEYATTAGEALNPEVFNQFKKATGLTIMEGFGQTETTLSIANFVGSTPKIGSMGRPSPLYDVVVLDPDGNECKIGDAGEICIRTKDEVPCGLFIGYYLDEEKTKDVWHDGYYHTGDQATMDEDGYLWYVGRIDDVIKSSGYRIGPFEIESVIMELPYVLECAITPVPDEVRGQIVKATVVLVKGTQGTDELKKEIQEYVKTHTAPYKYPRIVEFVDELPKTISGKVRRVEIRKNDLEKLQK, encoded by the coding sequence ATGGATTACAGTTTGAAAGAGGTCGCAGGAAGAATTAAGGAACTGCGAGAAGCAAAAGGATACTCACAACAAGAGCTTGCAAAGCTTACAGGCGTATCCTATGAAGATTATAAAGTTTTAGAAAATGGAGATGCCGATTTCAGCTTCACATTTATTTATAAATGTGCAAAGGCTTGCGGCGTTGAGGTTGTTGACATTCTTGAAGGAACAAGCACAACTCTTTCCTCTTTTTCGATTACAAGAAAGGGGGAAGGCCTTAAGATTGTTAAAAAGTACGGCGTTGAATATGATAATCTTGCCCCGAAATTCAAGGACAAGCTTGCCGAGCCTTTTTTGGTTAAATTCCCCTATATTCCCGAAGAACAAGACGCACCTATGAAGCTTAACTCCCATAACGGTCAGGAGTTTGATGTTATTGTAAAGGGCTCTCTCAAGGTGCAGATAGGTAACCACGTGGATATTCTCAACGAAGGAGACTCTATTTTCTATAACAGCCTTATTCCCCACGGTATGATTGCTGTAAGCGAGGGTGGCTGTGAATTTCACGCTGTTGTTCTTAACCCTCAGGACGGTCTTGTGAGTGAGGAATATCCCGAAGCGCCTTATGTGGTTTCTAAAGTAGTAGAAAAAGAAGCAGGCGCAACAACCGTTGCCGATAACTTCGTAGAATCTTTTTACGATGAAAACGGCGTGTTTAACGGCATCAAATTCAAAAATGACGATAAGTTTAATTTCGCATTTGACTGTGTTGATGCTATTGCAGAAAAGAATCCCGATAAGCTTGCAATGATGTGGGTAGCAAATGATAAAACCGACCGCAGATTTACATTTAGCGATTTGAAGAAATATTCAGCTAAGACGGCTAATTACTTTGAATCTCTCGGTATCAAAAAGGGCGATACCGTAATGCTCGTTCTTAAACGTCATTATCAGTTCTGGTTCTGTATGCTTGCTCTTCATAAAATCGGAGCAATCGCAATCCCTGCTACCAATCAACTTGTAGAACACGATTTTGTTTACAGATATAAGGCAGCTAAAGTAAAAGCAATCGTATGTACAGCTGACGGAGATGTATCAACCGAAGCGGAAAATGCAGCTGCAGAATTCCCCGGAATGTTGAAAATTTTGGTTGGCGGTAAAAAAGAGGGCTGGAACGATTTTAATGTTGAAATGGAACGCTTCAGCACACATTATAATCGTACCGAGGAAACTCCTTGCGGCAACGACCCGATGCTTATGCTCTTTACCTCCGGTACAACCGGATATCCCCGTATTGCAACTCATTCCTACAAGTATGCATTAGGTCATTATCCTACTGCAAAGCATTGGCACAATGTAAATCCTGACGGATTACATTTCACTATTTCTGACACAGGCTGGGGTAAAGCTCTTTGGGGTAAGCTTTACGGTCAATGGCTCTGTGAAGCAGGTGTATTTACTTATGACTTTGACAGATTCCATTCAGAAGATATCCTGCCTATGTTTGCTAAATATCATATCACAACCTTCTGCGCTCCCCCTACAATGTATCGTTTCTTTATCAAAGAAGATTTGTCAAAGTACGACCTTTCTTCTATCGAATATGCAACAACAGCAGGTGAAGCTCTTAACCCTGAGGTGTTTAATCAGTTTAAAAAAGCTACCGGACTTACTATTATGGAAGGCTTCGGTCAGACTGAAACTACTCTCTCTATCGCTAACTTCGTTGGTTCAACTCCTAAAATCGGCTCAATGGGCAGACCCAGTCCGCTTTACGATGTAGTTGTTCTTGATCCCGACGGCAATGAATGTAAGATAGGTGATGCAGGTGAGATTTGCATTCGCACCAAAGACGAGGTTCCTTGCGGTCTCTTTATCGGTTATTACTTAGATGAAGAAAAGACAAAAGATGTTTGGCACGACGGTTATTATCACACAGGCGACCAGGCAACGATGGATGAAGACGGATATCTTTGGTATGTGGGCCGTATTGACGATGTAATCAAGTCATCAGGCTACCGTATCGGACCCTTCGAAATCGAGAGCGTAATTATGGAGCTTCCGTACGTTTTAGAGTGCGCAATCACTCCTGTTCCTGATGAAGTACGCGGTCAGATAGTAAAAGCCACAGTTGTTCTTGTAAAGGGAACACAGGGCACTGACGAGCTGAAAAAAGAAATTCAGGAATACGTTAAAACACATACAGCGCCCTATAAATATCCGAGAATCGTTGAATTTGTAGACGAGCTTCCCAAGACCATCAGCGGTAAGGTAAGACGTGTAGAAATCCGCAAAAACGATTTAGAAAAATTACAGAAATAA